A single genomic interval of Nitratidesulfovibrio sp. SRB-5 harbors:
- a CDS encoding cytochrome c family protein has protein sequence MIRARSISVLCCVAALAGVMAATALTPARAATPYVGSAACQPCHAGEYEKFQKYSKKAKSWKSVATMAPKLTEEELRGCYECHVTGYGKGGFVDYAATPQFADVGCETCHGPGAAHAEAGDPSLIGKPTMTTCEGCHNASRVRSFGFKPLLHSGAH, from the coding sequence ATGATCCGCGCCCGATCAATCAGTGTTTTGTGCTGCGTGGCCGCCCTTGCGGGGGTGATGGCGGCCACGGCGCTCACGCCCGCAAGGGCGGCCACGCCCTATGTGGGCAGCGCCGCATGCCAGCCCTGCCACGCCGGGGAATACGAGAAATTCCAGAAGTATTCCAAAAAGGCCAAGTCGTGGAAGAGCGTGGCCACCATGGCACCCAAGCTGACCGAGGAAGAACTGCGCGGCTGCTATGAGTGCCACGTGACCGGCTACGGCAAGGGCGGCTTCGTGGATTACGCCGCCACCCCGCAGTTTGCCGACGTGGGCTGCGAAACCTGCCACGGACCCGGCGCGGCCCACGCCGAAGCGGGTGACCCCTCGCTCATCGGCAAGCCCACCATGACCACTTGCGAAGGCTGCCACAACGCAAGCCGGGTGCGTTCGTTCGGCTTCAAACCCTTGCTGCACAGCGGCGCGCACTAG
- a CDS encoding methyl-accepting chemotaxis protein: protein MGGTLARSLSLRTSLLVTVIAISVFAVIIGTGAWRQRHAALKELEAVVTRESSMIKRAIDRPMLLGNDAGTRAEFAELARSYADTTVHLASFTGNITYSTRPEAERRDLSEVLTDPGLRDLTGRARREALEASLLFERDGRSVFAHVTGIPNEPSCHHCHGASQPLLGQLVMMQDVTPILAGVNGRILESAAISAAGLVALLAGVILFIRRAIVDRVQRITDASTAIAGGDLNADLAVGGHDELARLAANLHGMVGGLKKELGFSKGILNGMTLPFLVADTDGRVSYCNTALLRMLGLDGTPEEQTGKTVGDLMFGEPQHVTVTDRVLRERAVHTGQRVTLDSRKGGQVHVVVDSAPLLDLDGNLIGAFSVYTDVTEMQRQQARIEEQHARIARAAEAARQVSARVSSASGELSEQVEEASSGADEQRGLAVESASAMEQMNASVMEVASNAGSAADLAGTAHEQARQGSVVVEEAVACINRVAEQARVLEHDMGELGTQAEGVGRIIGVIEDIADQTNLLALNAAIEAARAGDAGRGFAVVADEVRKLAEKTMQATREVVGFVEAIRTGVARSRSATDEAVRLVAQSTGLAGRSGEALLAIVGTVDRTADQVRAIATAAEQQSAASEQITRAVDRISTISGHTADSMRHSAGAVSDLARLAQELDAIIDDMR, encoded by the coding sequence ATGGGGGGGACTCTCGCGCGGTCGCTCAGCCTGCGCACTTCGCTTCTGGTGACGGTCATCGCCATCAGTGTGTTCGCGGTCATCATCGGCACCGGGGCGTGGCGCCAGCGTCACGCGGCCCTGAAAGAACTGGAGGCCGTGGTCACCCGCGAATCGTCCATGATCAAGCGGGCCATCGACCGACCCATGCTGCTGGGCAACGACGCGGGCACCCGCGCCGAATTCGCCGAACTGGCGCGCAGCTACGCGGATACCACCGTGCATCTGGCCAGCTTCACCGGCAACATCACCTATTCCACCCGGCCAGAGGCGGAACGGCGCGACCTGTCCGAGGTGCTGACCGACCCCGGCCTGCGCGACCTGACCGGACGCGCCCGGCGCGAGGCGCTGGAGGCGTCGCTGCTGTTCGAGCGGGACGGACGGTCGGTGTTCGCGCACGTGACGGGCATTCCCAACGAGCCCTCGTGCCACCACTGCCACGGCGCTTCGCAACCGTTGCTGGGGCAGTTGGTGATGATGCAGGACGTCACGCCCATCCTGGCCGGGGTGAACGGGCGCATCCTGGAAAGCGCGGCCATCTCGGCGGCGGGGCTGGTGGCCTTGCTGGCCGGGGTCATCCTGTTCATCCGGCGGGCCATCGTGGACAGGGTGCAGCGCATCACCGATGCCAGCACGGCCATTGCCGGTGGCGACCTGAACGCCGATCTTGCCGTGGGAGGGCATGACGAACTGGCGCGCCTGGCCGCCAACCTGCATGGCATGGTGGGCGGGCTGAAGAAGGAACTGGGTTTTTCCAAGGGCATCCTGAACGGCATGACCCTGCCCTTTCTGGTGGCGGACACGGATGGCCGCGTCAGCTACTGCAACACGGCCCTGCTGCGCATGCTGGGGCTGGACGGCACGCCGGAGGAACAGACAGGCAAGACCGTGGGCGACCTGATGTTCGGCGAGCCGCAGCACGTCACCGTGACCGACCGCGTACTGCGCGAACGCGCCGTGCACACCGGCCAGCGCGTCACCCTGGACAGCCGCAAGGGCGGGCAGGTGCACGTGGTGGTGGACTCGGCGCCGCTGCTGGATCTGGACGGCAACCTCATCGGCGCCTTCAGCGTGTACACCGACGTTACCGAAATGCAGCGCCAGCAAGCCCGCATAGAAGAACAGCACGCCCGCATCGCCCGCGCGGCGGAGGCGGCGCGGCAGGTTTCCGCGCGGGTGTCCTCCGCATCGGGAGAACTGTCGGAGCAGGTGGAAGAGGCCAGCAGCGGCGCGGACGAGCAGCGCGGGCTGGCCGTGGAAAGCGCCTCGGCCATGGAGCAGATGAACGCCTCCGTCATGGAGGTGGCCAGCAATGCCGGTTCCGCCGCCGACCTGGCCGGTACCGCCCACGAGCAGGCCCGGCAGGGATCGGTCGTGGTGGAAGAGGCCGTGGCGTGCATCAATCGCGTGGCCGAGCAGGCCCGCGTGCTGGAACACGACATGGGCGAACTGGGCACCCAGGCCGAGGGCGTGGGGCGCATCATCGGGGTCATCGAGGACATTGCGGACCAGACCAACCTGCTGGCCCTGAACGCCGCCATCGAGGCGGCCCGGGCCGGTGACGCCGGGCGCGGATTCGCCGTGGTGGCCGACGAGGTGCGCAAGCTGGCCGAAAAGACCATGCAGGCCACGCGAGAGGTGGTGGGCTTTGTCGAGGCCATCCGTACCGGCGTTGCCCGCAGCCGTTCCGCCACCGACGAGGCCGTGCGGCTGGTGGCGCAGTCCACCGGGCTGGCCGGACGCAGCGGCGAGGCGTTGCTGGCCATCGTGGGCACCGTGGACCGCACGGCGGATCAGGTGCGGGCCATCGCCACGGCGGCGGAGCAGCAGTCCGCCGCCAGCGAGCAGATTACCCGCGCGGTGGACCGCATCAGCACCATTTCCGGCCATACGGCCGATTCCATGCGCCATTCGGCAGGGGCCGTGAGCGACCTTGCCCGGCTGGCGCAGGAACTGGATGCCATTATCGACGACATGCGCTGA
- a CDS encoding 4Fe-4S binding protein produces MNRQRVRLASRWLCLAAFVLLAWGAGQALPDSATLPRDLLVRLDPSVALTASIAGRAFIGAAVPGLVVLALSLLLGRAFCGWMCPFGAMVDAGDYVLRRLARGRRKRKSAARETGGYDSAPRPTVPRLPKYAVLAAMLVAALAGLDLVFWAAPLPLAARFWVLAAWPPVARLAEGALALAAPLARQMGATGLAFAEVAVPGYAGTGYIVGFFTLVLAGGVIAPRLWCRMLCPAGAAMGLAGRAAPWRRRVEHACTACGACARRCPAGAIPAAAPRATDHAECLKCLHCADVCPVDAVRFAFSDVPGMTMPGTQGGPELPGTPDTLAPRSGKAVPAPPDACADACADAASQRTANGTAHRKRPGSLSTVPLPPHARLQRRALLAGLAVGTCAAALGHAVPALGRPEGVLRPPGALPEPDFLARCVRCGLCAAACPTNTLQPAWLASGALGMFSPVVTPARGFCDPACHACARACPTTAIRRLADERTFAKIGTAEVLRDHCLAWAKKKRCLVCDEVCPYDAIALKPEPGYTVGVPHVDPARCAGCGFCEKHCPETVQATGQKAIIIRTRDALRIAGGSMRAAAEARGLRLVFTPKKPGEAHVPNPTDATGATGAMDSTGASDSTSSAPYPGTDGLQPPPPSPDGAPPSVGLPPGFTE; encoded by the coding sequence ATGAACCGCCAACGAGTACGGCTGGCCAGCCGCTGGCTGTGCCTTGCGGCCTTCGTGCTGCTGGCGTGGGGCGCAGGCCAGGCCCTGCCCGACAGCGCAACCCTGCCCCGTGATCTTTTGGTCCGGCTGGACCCGTCCGTGGCCCTGACCGCCAGCATCGCGGGGCGCGCCTTCATCGGCGCGGCGGTGCCGGGGTTGGTGGTGCTGGCCCTGTCCCTGCTGCTGGGCCGGGCGTTCTGCGGCTGGATGTGTCCGTTCGGGGCCATGGTGGACGCCGGTGATTACGTCTTGCGCCGTCTGGCAAGGGGCCGGAGGAAGCGCAAATCCGCAGCACGCGAAACCGGCGGGTACGACAGCGCGCCCCGCCCCACCGTGCCGCGCCTGCCCAAGTACGCGGTGCTGGCCGCCATGCTGGTTGCGGCGCTGGCCGGGCTGGACCTGGTGTTCTGGGCCGCGCCGCTGCCGCTGGCCGCGCGGTTCTGGGTGCTGGCGGCATGGCCGCCCGTGGCCCGGCTGGCCGAAGGAGCGCTTGCGCTGGCCGCGCCGCTGGCCCGCCAGATGGGGGCCACCGGTCTGGCCTTCGCGGAGGTGGCCGTGCCCGGCTACGCGGGCACCGGCTACATCGTCGGTTTTTTCACGCTGGTGCTGGCGGGCGGGGTGATCGCACCGCGCCTGTGGTGCCGCATGCTCTGCCCTGCCGGTGCGGCCATGGGCCTTGCGGGCCGCGCGGCCCCGTGGCGGCGGCGTGTGGAGCATGCCTGCACCGCCTGCGGCGCGTGCGCGCGCCGGTGTCCTGCCGGGGCCATTCCTGCGGCGGCACCGCGCGCCACGGACCACGCCGAATGCCTGAAATGCCTGCACTGCGCCGATGTCTGCCCCGTGGACGCGGTGCGCTTTGCCTTCAGTGATGTTCCCGGCATGACCATGCCGGGAACGCAAGGGGGACCGGAGCTACCAGGCACGCCGGATACGCTGGCTCCCCGATCGGGGAAGGCCGTTCCCGCCCCCCCAGACGCTTGTGCCGACGCCTGTGCAGACGCCGCCAGCCAACGCACCGCCAACGGCACAGCCCACCGCAAGCGGCCCGGCTCCCTTTCCACAGTCCCCCTGCCCCCACACGCCCGCCTGCAACGCCGCGCGCTGCTGGCGGGTCTGGCCGTGGGCACCTGCGCCGCCGCGCTGGGCCACGCCGTCCCGGCGCTGGGCAGGCCGGAAGGGGTGCTGCGTCCGCCGGGCGCCCTGCCGGAGCCGGACTTTCTGGCCCGTTGCGTGCGCTGCGGACTGTGCGCCGCCGCCTGCCCCACCAACACCCTGCAACCCGCATGGCTGGCCAGCGGCGCGCTGGGCATGTTCAGCCCGGTGGTCACCCCGGCGCGCGGCTTCTGCGACCCGGCCTGCCACGCCTGCGCCCGCGCCTGCCCCACCACGGCCATCCGTCGGCTGGCCGACGAGCGCACCTTCGCCAAGATCGGCACGGCAGAGGTGCTGCGCGACCACTGCCTGGCCTGGGCCAAGAAGAAGCGCTGCCTGGTCTGCGACGAGGTGTGCCCCTACGACGCCATCGCCCTGAAGCCGGAACCCGGCTATACCGTGGGCGTGCCCCACGTGGACCCGGCCCGCTGCGCCGGATGCGGCTTTTGCGAAAAGCACTGCCCGGAAACGGTGCAGGCCACCGGTCAGAAGGCCATCATCATCCGCACGCGCGACGCCCTGCGCATTGCCGGCGGCAGCATGCGCGCGGCAGCGGAGGCACGCGGCCTGCGCCTGGTTTTCACCCCCAAAAAGCCCGGCGAGGCGCACGTCCCGAACCCCACGGACGCCACGGGCGCGACAGGCGCAATGGACTCCACGGGCGCCTCGGACTCCACAAGCAGCGCGCCCTATCCGGGCACCGACGGATTGCAGCCTCCGCCGCCCTCCCCTGACGGCGCGCCGCCATCCGTGGGGCTGCCGCCCGGCTTCACCGAGTAG
- a CDS encoding DUF362 domain-containing protein → MRRRDFLKWQMSGALWLAAGAGLSAAPSALSPLSFLLRGPGEAQAAQTATGEADGTPDVAVVKGAPAAATHACVGMLGGMGRFVKTGQKVVIKPNMSFASAASLGTNTHPEVVAALVRMCRDAGAASVLVLDNPLAPAEQCIARSGIRVACAEFGDIVQAPTAERFYRELDIDGAQQMTANTFMRDALDADVLIAAPTAKSHSSTGVSLGLKGMMGLIRQRGVMHSRYDLDTAIVDLNTRLRAALTVIDGTYVLSTGGPGGPGKVLQENTVIASADPVAADACAVESFEWYGRRFAARQVSHIRLAHERGLGSMDLAARAITRITL, encoded by the coding sequence ATGCGTCGCAGGGACTTTCTGAAATGGCAAATGTCCGGCGCGCTGTGGCTGGCCGCCGGGGCGGGCCTGTCCGCCGCGCCGTCCGCGCTTTCGCCCCTTTCCTTCCTGCTGCGGGGGCCGGGCGAGGCCCAGGCGGCCCAGACCGCCACCGGCGAGGCGGACGGCACCCCCGACGTGGCCGTGGTCAAGGGAGCCCCCGCCGCCGCCACCCATGCCTGCGTGGGCATGCTGGGCGGCATGGGCCGCTTCGTGAAGACCGGGCAGAAGGTGGTCATCAAGCCCAACATGTCCTTTGCCTCCGCAGCCAGCCTGGGCACCAACACCCACCCGGAAGTGGTGGCCGCGCTGGTGCGCATGTGCCGCGACGCGGGCGCCGCATCGGTGCTGGTGCTGGACAACCCGCTGGCCCCGGCGGAGCAGTGCATAGCGCGCTCGGGCATCCGGGTCGCCTGCGCGGAATTCGGCGACATCGTGCAGGCCCCCACGGCGGAACGATTCTACCGCGAACTGGACATCGACGGCGCGCAGCAGATGACCGCCAACACCTTCATGCGCGACGCGCTGGACGCCGACGTGCTCATCGCCGCGCCCACGGCCAAGTCGCACAGTTCCACCGGCGTCTCGCTGGGGCTCAAGGGCATGATGGGCCTGATCCGCCAGCGCGGGGTGATGCATTCGCGCTACGACCTCGACACCGCCATCGTGGACCTGAACACCAGGCTGCGCGCCGCGCTCACGGTCATCGACGGCACCTACGTGCTGTCCACCGGCGGCCCCGGCGGCCCCGGCAAGGTCCTGCAGGAGAACACGGTGATCGCCTCCGCCGACCCGGTGGCCGCCGATGCCTGCGCCGTGGAATCGTTCGAATGGTACGGGCGGCGCTTTGCCGCGCGGCAGGTGAGCCACATCCGGCTGGCCCACGAACGGGGCCTGGGCTCCATGGATCTGGCCGCACGCGCCATCACGCGGATCACCCTGTAG
- the lepA gene encoding translation elongation factor 4 — protein sequence MPRQEHIRNFSIIAHIDHGKSTLADRILEVTGLVSDREKRDQYLDRMELERERGITIKAQSVRIPYTAKDGRKYVLNLIDTPGHVDFNYEVSRSLAACEGALLVVDASQGVEAQTLANVYLALDHNLEVIPVLNKVDLPSADADRVKHEIEESIGLDCSDAVAVSAKTGLNVDKVLEAIVERLPAPEGNLNAPLKALIFDSWYDSYQGVVVLFRIVDGVLRKGDRIKLFATERSYEVIRLGVFSPEIVDMTELGAGEVGFLCANIKELGDAKVGDTITHVDRPAEVPVEGFKEVQPMVFCGLYPTDSADYEQLKYALEKLQLNDAAFSYEPETSQALGFGYRCGFLGLLHMEIIQERLEREFQVELIATAPSVIYKIDTVDGKKSDIDNPSKLPDPTKIAALYEPYVRMDIHVPNDYVGNVLKLCEEKRGIQKNMGYIASNRVVITYELPFAEIVFDFFDRLKSGTKGYASMDYEFIDYRQSALVKLDILINGEAVDALAVIVHRDKAYHYGRALALKLKRTIPRQMFEVAIQAAIGQKIIARESISALRKNVTAKCYGGDITRKRKLLEKQKEGKKRMKRMGNVELPQEAFLAALQVGDE from the coding sequence ATGCCCAGACAGGAACACATCCGCAATTTCAGCATCATCGCGCACATCGACCATGGCAAATCCACCCTGGCCGACCGTATCCTTGAGGTTACCGGGCTGGTCAGCGACCGCGAAAAGCGCGACCAGTACCTGGACCGCATGGAGCTTGAGCGCGAGCGCGGCATCACCATCAAGGCCCAGTCGGTGCGCATTCCGTACACGGCCAAGGATGGCCGCAAGTACGTGCTGAACCTCATCGACACGCCCGGCCACGTGGACTTCAACTACGAGGTCTCGCGGTCGCTTGCCGCGTGCGAAGGGGCGCTGCTGGTGGTGGACGCCTCGCAGGGCGTGGAGGCCCAGACCCTGGCCAACGTGTACCTTGCGCTGGACCACAATCTGGAAGTCATCCCGGTCCTGAACAAGGTGGACCTGCCCAGCGCCGACGCCGACCGCGTGAAGCACGAGATCGAGGAAAGCATCGGCCTCGACTGCTCCGACGCCGTGGCCGTCAGCGCCAAGACCGGCCTGAACGTGGACAAGGTGCTGGAAGCCATCGTCGAGCGCCTGCCCGCGCCCGAAGGCAACCTGAACGCCCCGCTGAAGGCCCTGATTTTCGACTCCTGGTACGATTCGTATCAGGGCGTGGTGGTGCTGTTCCGCATCGTGGACGGTGTGCTGCGCAAGGGTGACCGCATCAAGCTGTTCGCCACCGAACGCAGCTACGAAGTGATCCGCCTTGGCGTGTTCTCGCCCGAAATCGTGGACATGACGGAACTTGGCGCGGGCGAAGTGGGCTTTTTGTGCGCCAACATCAAGGAACTGGGCGACGCCAAGGTGGGCGACACCATCACCCATGTGGACCGCCCCGCCGAAGTGCCCGTCGAAGGCTTCAAGGAAGTGCAGCCCATGGTGTTCTGCGGGCTGTACCCCACCGATTCCGCCGACTACGAGCAGCTCAAGTACGCGCTGGAAAAGTTGCAGCTCAACGACGCCGCCTTCTCGTACGAGCCGGAAACCTCGCAGGCGCTGGGCTTCGGCTACCGTTGCGGGTTCCTTGGCCTGCTGCACATGGAAATCATCCAGGAGCGGCTGGAGCGCGAATTTCAGGTGGAGCTCATCGCCACCGCCCCCTCGGTGATCTACAAGATCGACACCGTGGACGGGAAGAAGAGCGACATCGACAACCCCTCCAAGCTTCCCGACCCCACCAAGATCGCCGCGCTGTACGAACCTTACGTGCGCATGGACATCCACGTGCCCAACGATTACGTGGGCAACGTGCTGAAGCTGTGCGAGGAAAAGCGCGGCATCCAGAAGAACATGGGGTACATCGCCTCCAACCGCGTGGTCATCACCTACGAACTGCCCTTCGCCGAAATAGTGTTCGACTTCTTCGACCGGCTGAAGTCGGGCACCAAGGGCTACGCCTCGATGGACTACGAGTTCATCGACTACCGGCAGTCGGCCCTGGTGAAGCTGGACATCCTGATCAACGGCGAGGCCGTGGACGCGCTGGCCGTCATCGTGCACCGCGACAAGGCCTACCACTATGGCCGCGCGCTGGCGCTGAAGCTGAAGCGCACCATCCCGCGCCAGATGTTCGAGGTGGCCATCCAGGCGGCCATCGGGCAGAAGATCATCGCCCGCGAATCCATTTCCGCGCTGCGCAAGAACGTGACCGCCAAGTGCTACGGCGGTGACATTACCCGTAAGCGCAAATTGTTGGAAAAGCAGAAGGAAGGCAAGAAGCGCATGAAGCGCATGGGCAACGTGGAGTTGCCGCAGGAGGCCTTCCTCGCCGCCCTTCAGGTGGGCGACGAGTAA
- the lepB gene encoding signal peptidase I: protein MQQKSLLLEYVEALVVAFALAMLIRTFVVQAYKIPSGSMLETLQIGDHLLVNKFSYGVKLPFTHKVVVPVGDPQRGDIIVFEYPGDPSIDYIKRIVGQPGDVIEVRNKQLYRNGEAVQEAYIRHSQPGIVMPVRDSFGPVTVPEGHYFAMGDNRDDSQDSRFWGFVPRGAIRGKAWVIYWSWEGLGNVRWDRIGTVLH, encoded by the coding sequence ATGCAACAGAAAAGCCTGCTGCTGGAATACGTGGAGGCGCTTGTCGTCGCCTTTGCGCTGGCCATGCTCATTCGCACCTTCGTGGTGCAGGCGTACAAGATTCCTTCCGGTTCCATGCTCGAAACCCTGCAGATCGGCGACCACCTGCTGGTCAACAAGTTCAGCTACGGGGTCAAGCTGCCGTTCACCCACAAGGTGGTGGTGCCCGTGGGCGACCCGCAACGCGGCGACATCATCGTGTTCGAGTACCCCGGCGATCCGTCCATCGACTACATCAAGCGCATCGTGGGCCAGCCCGGCGACGTGATAGAAGTGCGCAACAAGCAGCTGTACCGCAACGGCGAAGCAGTGCAGGAAGCGTACATCCGTCATTCGCAGCCCGGCATCGTGATGCCCGTGCGCGACAGCTTCGGCCCGGTCACCGTGCCCGAGGGACACTACTTCGCCATGGGTGACAACCGCGACGATTCGCAGGATTCCCGCTTCTGGGGCTTTGTCCCGCGCGGGGCCATTCGTGGCAAGGCCTGGGTCATCTACTGGTCGTGGGAAGGGCTGGGCAACGTGCGCTGGGATCGCATCGGCACGGTCCTGCACTGA
- a CDS encoding YifB family Mg chelatase-like AAA ATPase has product MIVRVACAALHGVDAFRVDLEVDLARQGMPAFVMVGLAEGALRESRERVFAAMRACNLRLPPARITVNLAPADRRKSGSGFDLPLAIGLLAAAEILPQGSTDGWFMLGELSLTGELKPVPGVLPVAVRARAEGARGMLVAADNAAEAAVVEGLPVYPVRSLGEAAAFLAGQADISAVPSGGRTMWERGQDWPVDFAEVKGQEHAKRAIEIAAAGAHNLLFIGPPGSGKTMLAQRIPTVLPPLSFEEALEVTTIYSVAGQLDGHGLITRRPFRAPHHTVSDYGLVGGGVNPRPGEISLAHRGVLFLDELPEFRKTALEVMRQPLEDGVVTIARAAVSLTYPADSMLVAAMNPCPCGYRTDDRHTCTCLGPAVQRYRARLSGPLLDRIDLHVEVPAVPYEDLRGGMTGSTSTEMRNRIAGARAVQAARYAGTSCRTNADLTGKLLEEHCALGPDEHAFLEGAVRALALSARAYTRILRIARTIADLEQAGLPEGALAAGQATGEETGHDGEVPAMPAAFGAGPIRVAHLAEAINCRALDRERL; this is encoded by the coding sequence ATGATCGTTCGCGTGGCCTGTGCCGCCCTGCACGGGGTGGACGCCTTCCGGGTGGACCTGGAGGTGGACCTTGCCCGGCAGGGCATGCCCGCCTTCGTCATGGTGGGTCTGGCCGAGGGGGCGCTGCGCGAATCGCGCGAGCGCGTCTTTGCCGCCATGCGCGCCTGCAACCTGCGCCTGCCCCCCGCCCGCATCACCGTCAATCTCGCCCCTGCCGACCGTCGCAAGAGCGGCAGCGGCTTCGACCTGCCCCTTGCCATAGGCCTGCTGGCCGCCGCAGAAATCCTGCCCCAGGGGAGCACGGACGGGTGGTTCATGCTGGGCGAGCTTTCCCTGACCGGCGAACTGAAGCCCGTGCCGGGCGTGCTGCCCGTGGCCGTGCGCGCCCGAGCCGAAGGGGCGCGCGGCATGCTGGTGGCGGCGGACAACGCCGCCGAGGCCGCCGTGGTGGAAGGGCTGCCGGTGTACCCCGTGCGTTCGCTGGGCGAGGCAGCGGCCTTTCTGGCCGGGCAGGCGGACATCTCCGCCGTGCCTTCCGGCGGGCGCACCATGTGGGAACGCGGCCAGGACTGGCCAGTTGACTTCGCCGAGGTGAAGGGGCAGGAGCACGCCAAGCGGGCCATCGAGATCGCGGCGGCGGGCGCGCACAACCTGCTGTTCATCGGCCCGCCCGGCAGCGGCAAGACCATGCTGGCCCAGCGCATTCCCACGGTGCTGCCGCCGCTTTCCTTCGAGGAGGCGCTGGAGGTGACCACCATCTACAGCGTGGCGGGCCAACTGGACGGGCACGGGCTGATAACCCGCCGCCCTTTTCGCGCGCCGCACCACACCGTGTCCGACTACGGGCTGGTGGGCGGCGGGGTCAACCCGCGCCCCGGCGAGATTTCGCTGGCCCATCGCGGGGTCCTGTTTCTGGACGAACTGCCGGAATTTCGCAAGACCGCGCTTGAAGTGATGCGCCAGCCGCTGGAAGACGGCGTGGTAACCATCGCCCGTGCCGCCGTTTCACTGACCTACCCGGCGGACAGCATGCTGGTGGCCGCCATGAACCCCTGCCCCTGCGGCTACCGCACCGACGACAGGCACACCTGCACCTGCCTTGGCCCGGCGGTGCAGCGGTATCGGGCGCGCCTTTCCGGCCCGCTGCTGGACCGCATCGACCTGCACGTGGAGGTGCCCGCCGTGCCCTATGAGGATCTGCGCGGCGGCATGACGGGCAGCACCTCCACCGAAATGCGGAACCGCATCGCGGGGGCGCGGGCCGTTCAGGCGGCGCGTTACGCGGGCACCTCTTGTCGCACCAACGCGGACCTGACCGGCAAGCTGCTGGAAGAGCACTGCGCCCTCGGCCCGGACGAGCATGCCTTTCTGGAAGGCGCGGTGCGCGCCCTGGCCCTGTCGGCGCGGGCGTACACGCGCATCCTGCGCATTGCGAGGACCATCGCGGATCTGGAACAGGCGGGGCTGCCGGAAGGGGCACTGGCCGCCGGGCAGGCGACGGGGGAGGAAACCGGGCACGATGGAGAGGTTCCGGCTATGCCCGCTGCTTTCGGTGCCGGTCCCATCCGGGTGGCCCATCTGGCGGAAGCCATCAACTGTCGCGCGCTGGACCGCGAGCGGCTGTAA
- a CDS encoding DUF4410 domain-containing protein, whose translation MTRHTQIKESCMRHVRILPLLLLFCVLFTAGCSTKSRITPMGDAPHIPAGSTFAVGKTVDESGYVFGEKDEKFSLPDTMNVSLKNALTQESMASDQGRLVINTRILAYEPGNAFTRWLVPGAGATKLSTESDVCAPDGKVLAKIPVERSIAAGGGYTIGAWKYVFDDVAKEIVVVLKKDMASK comes from the coding sequence ATGACCCGTCACACTCAAATCAAGGAATCCTGCATGCGACACGTCCGTATCCTGCCACTGCTGCTCTTGTTCTGCGTTCTCTTCACCGCAGGGTGTTCCACCAAATCCCGCATCACGCCCATGGGCGATGCGCCGCATATTCCGGCTGGCTCCACGTTCGCCGTGGGCAAGACCGTGGATGAAAGCGGCTATGTCTTTGGTGAAAAAGACGAAAAGTTCTCGCTTCCGGACACCATGAACGTCTCTCTGAAAAACGCGCTGACGCAGGAATCCATGGCCAGCGACCAGGGGCGGCTGGTAATCAACACGCGCATCCTTGCCTATGAACCGGGCAACGCCTTTACCCGTTGGCTCGTACCGGGCGCAGGGGCCACCAAACTTTCCACCGAGAGTGACGTATGCGCTCCCGACGGGAAGGTACTGGCCAAAATTCCCGTGGAGCGTTCCATTGCGGCGGGCGGCGGCTACACCATCGGGGCATGGAAATACGTCTTCGATGATGTGGCCAAGGAAATCGTGGTCGTGCTCAAAAAAGACATGGCGTCCAAGTAA